Genomic segment of Vicia villosa cultivar HV-30 ecotype Madison, WI unplaced genomic scaffold, Vvil1.0 ctg.003726F_1_1, whole genome shotgun sequence:
ctttgatgaatcaccacttggccataaattctcaaaatgcaatcattacataatcacatgttttggttttggaatattcccttcaaatatttgtgcaatgatgcaaacgattctctcctatccttgcaatgtttatgaagtttagaggcaccatttagtgtaagcacttgcataaaattgcaaatttcaaacttaggcatgacctataatttcacttcaaatgcctaaatttgatcaatcatatctcttagctcaaaatgaatttggagaaggttgagcacaatttggaaagcccttaacatgtaattcaattcattagtttggagtttcttcaaaatcaattgggaaatttgtgaaaattgagcttgaagtttgaagaaaactagggtttttgcttgtttttatgaaggcagcaactttagagctccatatctcttcaatggttgatttctagccaaaaaatcatatgtgacaaagttgttcattggatcaaaatctacaactttgatgttggaagtttttttcagtttgtacttgaaattctgagatattcccttccaaagtctTGAAAAAAAGACTCTTAAACACTTTGAAAAATTTCTatgtatgaaaagtcaatctttgactttttaattcttgattgattttcttgattttctttggtcaaatgacttcattaatcatatattgatgatattgatccttaaaagtcatgttttgactcaaaaccctaaaagtcaaaggtggtcctgtacagttgactttttccagatgaagtgaaatcttggacttttgtgatgaatcaaactcttctcctcaaatgaatgatgtgaatggatgaTATTTATGTAAAAGAAATTattgagtcatgctttgagttttggatccatgtcctgattaaaattcaaatatcttggtgaattaggtcaaaaaccctaattgtcgaccagatgaaattgatgacagtagatcttgaattgaagtgtaatgccttatggatattgtcatatggatcatcTGAAGATGATTGAACCATTTGATAGATGCcctggagatttttagggtttcctaaatgtggtccctgatttcagtccttgatgggtTGAAAACCTTAGTTGAGCAAACCTGAGTTCTGATAACTGttgtctaatcaacataggtgaataaatgaatcatttgaatccTATGATTGCATTAGAGGCTATTCTCATATTGATTGGTCCTTTGCCTGAACTCTTTTGTCCTTGAGCACCCTTGACTGGGTATCAgacaaacaagtgactgctctgagtacctgtcctgagtttgatgaggtacttggaggtatgacatctcagggggttcaaattagggtatgacaggagtCATGTGAGATATAAATCtagagatgtaattcaatcgtccaagaaatcctttgacttgtttttctgtttttggaggaggcctttcttgaatggctttgacttcgtcgggatcaacctcaatacctctttggctaacGATGAAACCTAGTAGCTTTCCAGAGCAGATACCAAATATGCACTTACTTGGATTCAGACGCAACATGTATTTTCTCAAACGTTGGAACAACTTAGTAGGTGCCCCATATGTTCTTCCTCTGATgtagacttggcaatcatgtcatccacataaacttcaatttctttgtgaatcatatcatggaagagagtcgtcatggctctttgataagttgctccAGCATTCTTTAGACAAAATGGCATCACACGGTAGCAAAACGTGCCTGAGGGTGTGATAAAAGCTGTTTTtccatatcttcaggtgccatcatGATTTGATTGTAAACTGATAATCCATCCATAAATGAGAAGAATTTAAACTTAGTAGTGCTATCCACCAGCATGTCAATGTGGGGTAGAGGGAAATCATATTTTGGACTTTCTCTGTTTAactctctgtaatcaacacacattctgactattccatccttcttgggaacaggcactatgttggccaaccattgaggatattctgatgtgacgaggaaaccagcgctAGTTTGCTTCTGTACCTCTTCTTTGATCTTGAATGCCATATCTGGTGAGTTCTTCTCAACTTTTGCTtaacaggcggacattctggctttaacGGTAATATGTGCTCTACAATAGTGGTATCCAACCCAGACATATCTTGATAGCTCCAAGCAAAGACATCCACATATTCTTTAAACAAATTAACCATTTTCTCTTTGACGCTTGCTTCTAACAATGCCCCAATTCACACTTATCTCTTCTCTTCTTCACTACCTAAATTCATTACTTCCAAAGGCTCTCTGTGCGGCTCAATGATCTTTTCCTCATGCTTAGGTAGACGAGTGATCTCTTCAGGGATCTCTTCACTACTGTCTTATTCAGCTTTGTACACAGGgtattcaaagttgggagagggcctaGGATCATTGTTTTCAGCGGGTTTATCAAGATAAAATCTGCGCATGATTTATGTTTTGCTTTTTaggaacaaataaaagaaaaggtgtatgtgcaagtttgaaaaaaaaattgattgacTTTAGGGGTTTTTTAGAcgttactccctccgtttctttttaagtgtcgttttagaagaatttttttgttcctatttaactgtcattttataatttaatgttataatttgtcatttatacccttattttctcaataaatcCACCTCAAagttttcaattagttattggaaaaagagtgaatgattgaatttatttggaaagaaaaaaataaataagggtataatagaaaaaataactctaataatccattatcttggttgaagagctttttgctaaaacgacacttaaaaaggaacggagggagtaccaTGTTAAGAAAAAGATAAACGATAAACAAAAGGAAAgcaaaaatttctttttattaatgatttgaaacaatgccCTACATAAGCTCATTTTTGTCTTGGGCAGAACAAAAGGAATTATTTTAAACAGCCCGGCACATTACTCTttcgccttgggcagagcgaaaggtttttaaaagacagaaaattacTTAGACTCATGAACAACAGAAGAGATGCTGACGGAAGTCCAGTTGGAGTTGTCCTCTCTACACGTCATGAAGCTTGAGCATTCCGGAATATCTTCAATGATAGCAACTATGTCTTGTTTATCTGGGTTGATGTAGCCAGCGCTTTGAAAAGTCTCATGCAGAGTCTTGCTGCAGCTTCCATACTCAGATTCTTTTCCTTTTAACTTTTGGGATGTGAATCCTAGACCACTTTTGTTCTTGTTGGTGGGAATTTAAACAACTCGCCCCCAGCCTTCATATGATCCTTGGGCAACCACTTGTTGGGCATCTTTCCAGGATGAAATAGATGTACCAGCTTTCTTTTCGTATTCAGGAATGACGACTCCTAAAGCTTGGAACTGCGCTGTAATTTCTTCAATGTTAGGAACAGAGGATAGTGGACAAACATACATGGTTTGTTCTCCATAAACAGTTATTAATTTTTCCTTCAGAGGGTATTTCAACATCTGGTGAAAAGTGGAAGGAACAACTTTAGCATTGTGAATCCAGGGTCTTCCCAACAAATAGTTGTAAGCGGGATAAATCTCCATCACTTGAAAGGTGATATCAAAATCACGGGGTCTGATGCGGATAGGAAGATCGATTTCTCCAATCGCAGTGCGTGAGAACCCTTCAAAAGTCAGTACGCTGGCCCCATTTGGTCTAAAagttgccccttgataggataaAATTTCCAAGGTGCTCCATGGCATAATGTTCAGAGATGAACCAGCGTCTACCAGCACATCTGTCAAAATGTTGTCTTCATACTTAGCTGATATGTATAGGTCACGGTTGTGCATCAGAATCCTTTGAGGAACTTCTTGCAGCATACTGTCAAGTGGCCCATATGTCATTTCTTCTTCAATGTAATTGTGTCCTTTTCTTCCTTTGATTTCTTCATCTAGCAAACCCAAACCTATTAGATTCGGAATGTCTTCTTGTAGATCAATACAACCTCACATGCTTTCTTCACAAGCGGGACAACTATCATGGCTAAAGTCAATTAATCAGTTTTGGACCCACACTTCGTGTATCATTCGTAAGGATCCGCGCACAGTGCGAACATCGGGCCCGTACTTCATGGTGGAACATTCCCCAATCATGTTGACATTATTCTCATCTCTATCTCGGAGAATCTGGATAAGTCCTCGATCCATGAGACTCTGAATTCCTGCTTTTACCAGTGCACATCCACGGGTATCTCTGCAACAGATTCGACAAGAGCCATAATTGTGTCGAGTTAATCCTCCCATCACCCATAAGGTGGCATGTATTTGCACTATGTCACATCTCAACTGGTGTGCATCATAGACTTGATATTGGCTAGGACAACCATGTAACATGTTGACAGAGTGAATTTCTTCATCCCTTTTCTTTCTTGATATGCTAATAATTCCTCAGTCTAGTAGTTTATGAAGATCTTCAACCACGAGGGCACTTCCACGAATGGTGGTCTAACATATTGGACAAGCATTATAGTCATGTGGAGGAAAGTAATCAAGTTCACAAAAGATAGCGTGCATATTCACCAAGGATTGAGTTGATTCACAAACATCATGTAGGTATTCATAACCGGATTGAGTCTAGATTGCAATGATAGTCTCATGGTTAGGCAGTGGATTACTTTGAACATTAGGATTAACATTCTTGAAGGTGAGCATATTGCCTCGGACCAGTTTCTGTACTTCACTCATGAGAGGGTAACAATTTTCCACAGTATGACTAGGAGCATTCTTGTGAAAAGCACAGCGAGCAACCGCCTTGTACCAAAATGGTGGATTAGCAGGAGGAGAAGGATCCCTCAATTGAACTAGATTCTTCTGAAGTAGCAAAGGCAGTAATTCCGTATAAGTCATCGGAATAAGGTCAAAAGGCGGATATTtcctttgttgattttgttggGGGAGCCTATTGTCGAGGCTGTTGAGGCTCAGGCTTCTGCACATTTTGAGGCGGAGCTTGGCTAACAACAGGAGTCACAACAGCAATTTGTTGTGGTTGATACCGTCTTTTTTTCCCTCTTGAGATGGCACTAAcaatttcttccttcttcttggaaAAGTTACCACCAAATCTTTTGACGCCACCACTAGATAGTGATGAACTGGCTTCTTTGACTAGGCGGCCATCTTTGCGTGTACTCCTTAAAagaatctttttctttttgggaCATAGCACAGAGTTGATCTTTGTCCGGTGCCATATCAATATTATATTTGTATTGTCTGATGAAAGCTTCACCCAGGTCATGGAAAGTACGGATGTGAGTACTATCCAAACCCATGTACCATTTCAAAGCAGctccagataagctatcttgaaagtagTGAATTAACAAGCGTTGATCTTCCATGTGCATGGACATTTTCCTTACATACATAATCAGATGACTGTGAGGACAGGAATTCCCTTTATATTTCTCAAATTCTGGAAGTCTGAACTTGGGCGGAACTCTGACATTGGGAACGAAGCATAAATCATTTACTtcttttccaaatagatcttttcCTCTAAGGGTCTTGATCTCTTTTTGCATTTATAGAAATTTgtcttcaaattcttccaatCTTCCCATACCTTCAGAAGGAGCACCATGGATGATCTGTTCATTGTGATGAGGAACAGTGTTTACAATAGCAGGAGTAGCAGTAATAATAGCTTGAGGAATTGTTGTCGGTGGAACAGGAATCTGTTGTCCAGCCAATTGGAAATCCATATCTATCCCATATGGTCTAGTGGTCGTAGGATTCATCACAGGAATTGTAGGAATTGCAGGAATCTGAGCAGTCTCTATCTTGGAGATCACAATAGTCTGAGCTTGAGTTGATGGCTGAATCTGAGAAGCCACCATGTCTTGAACCATAGAAGTCAATCTTTCAATACCGAAGTGTAGGACAACAACTTCTTCGTGCCACTCTTGATCATCAATAATATCGTCTTCCATTCTTTGACGATTGgcgcgagtattataccggtgcgtCAGCTTGACTCTGTGGAGAGAGGGAGGAATGAATAAGACTCTGACTCAGATGTGAGTGTCAATGTGAAtgtggtatgatgcatgcaatgcaaaagacttttttttttaattttcaaaacatatcataatatctttcaaggatttaTTTAAGAGTTTTGTAAATGTAAACACTATATAGTAACATGAAAGCGCGCGCTCTGATCATTAGGCCCATCCCATTTCATTACATACAAAAGCAAGTTagaaatgttaaaaataaaaaaagaacaaaaggtctggggcgagggggattcgaaccccagacctgggACACAAAAGGACTAAATGCGCGCTGATgactgttgcaccctaaaatttgcccacctaataTTATTTCTAACTAGCTTAAGCTTTGCATTCTATGCATTCTATTAGGTCATCAACATATACTACATACATTAAACCATCTTGGATTCAAAGGATCTATGTATGAAATATTAATTAAGGGTTCATCATGATCGAAAGGCATTTGCTTGTCATTTTTATACAAGTGAATTTAGGAAATTTAATCATGGTGAATTATTCATGTCAAGTCACCACTTATAACCATGAGTTCTTAATGTGCAAGTTTTGTTGGCTAAGGTATTGAATTGCTCAAGATTTCCGGATACAAAAGCGGAGTTTATCATAATTCATGGTATAAGTAATATCATTCGAGTCAACATCCTTCAATTCCAAAAATCTCCCATCATTGCTCATTTAAAGTTATAGAGAGTTAACACAGTTTCAAATGTTCATCAACACCAAAGATCAAGTGCCCATCCTCGAATGTCTAATTATACACTTATTTGAAGTTCCGTCAAAATACAATTTAAAACTCGTCAAAATCATTTCGAGAAAGGGACATTATATCCAAGCTCCATTCACTATTACATGGTCAAGAATCCaagttttttacaaatatcattatCAAGACTTAAACAAATTTCCTAAGTCTATTTCTAGAAATATTCTGTGAGTGTACATGTTCAGCTCCATTCATGCCGCAACTACCATGTCAGATCAGTATCATCCACATCATTTCTTTTAGTTACAAAGTCATCTTGGCATTTTGACATAAGCATAAGAGACCTACATTACATCTTGCATACAAAAAGATAAAAGAACAGCAGCAGCGATTTAAATTAACAGGAGCCAAACTGTGCACACACATCCGTTGTGGTCGAAACGCGTCGTTGCCAAATCTGCAGACCGCACCCTCAGTCCAAGCTGCATCATTCACACTGTCAAAAAAGAACAACACAGTGTTAACTGACACCATTGTTCGTCATAATGCGAAAGGCTCCAGAATCTGCATAAACTAATTTACTACAGCCTACACACAATCATATTCAAAACCAATACAGTTCCAATCCAATACACACACACTTCAACTCTAACAGGATTCCCTAACTTCTAACCAACTCTCAAACCTCCTAACAGTTTTATTAAATCTCCAACTAACGTAACCATACTTTTAACAACCTAGTATATTCATAACTTCCCATAACTTCTAACTTCCCTCACAGCTAACTGATAACAGAATTTAACAAACCTCTAACCACCTTTCAACCATTTTATAACCACCTAAAACAGTTTTGTAACTAATTCTTCTAACTATCCCTAACCAACTAACAGTCCTAACAGAATTTTATAACTACCAGAACAGAATCACAAACCATCATAAATAATCCCTAACCGAATCTAACAGTTATAACCACCTAACATTCAGCCAACAATCATAACAACTTCTACAATTCTCTAACagaaattcaaagttcaaaaactaACCTTGAGAATCAACCTCTAAATAACTGGAGCTTCTTCTTCATAATCAGCTCTCCACTTCATTCACCATCTTCAAAACCATTCCATAACCTTCAACCAATCACTTTTCTTCCACTGAACCTTTGTATCTTCACTCCACccttcattcatcatcttcaaaaccATCTTCACTTCCTCCATAATTGAAGCTCCACCATCTTTCCACAAATCATCATAGACACTTCATTCATCTTCATGATTCTTCACAATTCTCTCTTCAATCTCCATCCCTCAACGCCTCTGCATcttcattcaatcatcatcactctGCAACTTCAAGCTCTCGATTCACTCTCCATCTTCTGAACCATCCACCACTTCATCATCACCTCTGAACCTCCTTCAACATCAATCTTCAATCATCACCAAGAATCTCCATCAACTCTCTGCAACCTCgcttcaatcttcatcataaCCTTCATCTTCACCTCACAAACGCGAAAAAGGAAAAGCTCAGAATTATTTCAAAGCaaaaaaagataagaagaagaatagAAGTGTAATGTGCAAGATGTCCGTACCTACAGAATCGGAAGCGGATCGTTTGGATTTCCTCATTGTGATTTGCGTTTGAAAGAGACCGATTGACGCTAAGTTCTTGAGTCAGTGAGGCGAGATGATGTTGCTTTTTTGATTCACGGTGGTAGAGAGAGTTGATCGGAGTCGAATGAGCGGATTATCGCCGCCGTTGAGTTCGCCGCCGTTTGAACGTTTGAAAGTGAAGAGGAAGAAGCGGAGAGAATTGGGAACGTCACAGAGTAacgtaaccctaatccctttccaatttcttctttgttttatttttattttcatttatttttcatttattattgTGTGTGGATTGAAAATGATAATAATTGGATCTAACGTATCTTTGGGCCATGAATTCATTCAATCACCCatggcccttgttcttttttcAATAACAAAATTTGTGTATAAACCTCTGGGCCGAATTGCTGGAAACACCCTTGGTCCCAGCGCCTTCACTAAGTATGCTGCACCACAATCTAATTCACACCCCCTAGTTCTATGTTTTATTAGTgaaatttaggttttaattagattttccTCATATTTCTTTGAATAATTAAATTGCTAATTTTTCTTACTAATTCTTagacttcaatacaatttttgacatataaaaatgttcataaaaaatattagtttaggcttgtattttaattcttttgcttgattagattTCTtgcttttgtcatataaaaatcataaaaataaatagtatcttttaattcaatttcacactatattttgaatcattcattttcatgtttggtgctatattttcaagtcattattttagtcaatttgtgtactaattttgtaccattgtttacttgtgatttttacttgCAATTCTACTTGTATGTTCCCATAGATTTAGGTCCTATAATCTTCATGACCATTAGGCTTAGTCTTTCCCTTTAAATCCTAACATTTAGATATAAtcataacattaagctagttattcattttaggctagttttcttctcctttttcttttcaactttaaaacattaataaaggacgacgcgaatcatgctaatgccttttttttagtgtgaaagaaatgattggggcgtaggccccgatgtatgttctttcccacttagcggaagagaaatgattaaggcgtaggcctcggtgtatttcttagccgttatttagagaaacgattgtggcgtaggcctcgatgtgcattctctaaatattcaaaaattgtatttcatttggagaaacgattgtggcgtaggcctcgatgtgcattctctaaatattcaaaaactgtattttatttagagaaacgattgtggcgtaggcctcgatgtgcattctctaattattcaaaaaaattgtatttcatttagagaaacgattgtggcgtaggcttcgatgtgcattctctaaatattcaaaaaaaaactctttttttatggcatgattcaagtcacaaattaatttcccttaaaagacatccaaccaaaaacatttcaaaatatctaataaaggctcaaacctaaacaaagtaagaaagtgatgcgaagccttgtagtgggttttcgtccatcatggaattacacctaaaagacacaaaccaattttctctcttctctctcttgcctccgaggcattctttctcttgtaactgttcaactaaaaaacacaaaaacaaacaaaaactaaagagccgaactacggcgctctgattcctgaaaaggatacgtaggcattgggtcgcggggcctaagcgagcacaactatttataaaccttattttccccgtgtttcttttctttcatttgcatgcattcccctagtaattaagctatagatttatacacccttagaatagagcaaacataggtggatatcatcgagtatgatgggcgtgaggggtgctagcaccttccccttgcgtaaccgactcccgtaccttgatctctggtcgcaagaccttttcttatccttttcttattccaggttttctgatattcctttccctctttgggataaatatattggtggcgactgtgttcattttcgcgagcgtgcgacagctggcgactctgctggggatgtgatagacctttgcgggtccgtacttagcgagtcgatcctagcctttgtttgttgtttgtttattgggtgtgcttatatattATTTAGGTTTTGCCTCATTTACTTTATGCTTGCATATGGTatctattttctgcttgcatatcatgtttattttctcgcattctggactatattatgggtccacgtgggggccacatattttctctgtttccaggttgggtgggatgtttctatgaggtaaaaggcccaatacccaggccagagttgacacacaggatacctaggatagagtggatagtcatgacgccgatgagatgtcaggtcttgtctagtgcgatcatgagacccacgcccagttgAGGTTTAAATGGGGTATCgtcgttggcatgtagatgcaacaatggtggtatctcaggagaactgataacgctggttgccatattgacctaccctgacctagactacaccagtgagtggggagggaatcatattcttTATAGGTACATGTTCTGtcggtgactattggttctcctggtattcaaaaggacgtcgaacctttgatcttggaaaatttgacttatacagaagctctacatcagttatctatcaaaatcaacgtcgaacctctgaatctggcgGGTTCGACCAtccttgacttatgcacaagttgTTAATCCAgaaatcaacgtcgaacctctgaatctagaggattcgaccatattttattgaccatgagaagctg
This window contains:
- the LOC131641420 gene encoding uncharacterized protein LOC131641420, which encodes MTYTELLPLLLQKNLVQLRDPSPPANPPFWYKAVARCAFHKNAPSHTVENCYPLMSEVQKLVRGNMLTFKNVNPNVQSLGLLDEEIKGRKGHNYIEEEMTYGPLDSMLQEVPQRILMHNRDLYISAKYEDNILTDVLVDAGSSLNIMPWSTLEILSYQGATFRPNGASVLTFEGFSRTAIGEIDLPIRIRPRDFDITFQVMEIYPAYNYLLGRPWIHNAKVVPSTFHQMLKYPLKEKLITVYGEQTMYVCPLSSVPNIEEITAQFQALGVVIPEYEKKAGTSISSWKDAQQVVAQGSYEGWGRVV